A stretch of DNA from Desmospora activa DSM 45169:
GAGATGTGGGAAAAAGGAAAACCCGGCTACGAGATAGCGAAGACGCTAAAACGCAGCCGGGATGAAATAGGCATTCTTATTATAGACCAAACACGGCAAGGAATGATATCCCCTCGTAAAGGTGGATGGTTCGGGATCGAAACGAGAGGAGAAACAATATGACGAAC
This window harbors:
- a CDS encoding helix-turn-helix domain containing protein, coding for MGERMSNATAYKGRRDYIACDDLDFGWTQQELHIFREMWEKGKPGYEIAKTLKRSRDEIGILIIDQTRQGMISPRKGGWFGIETRGETI